One part of the Eubalaena glacialis isolate mEubGla1 chromosome 19, mEubGla1.1.hap2.+ XY, whole genome shotgun sequence genome encodes these proteins:
- the SMTNL2 gene encoding smoothelin-like protein 2 isoform X1 translates to MEPAPDAEEARTVREALGRYEAALEGAVRALHEDMQGLQRGVEQRVAEALHLAGPLARTVTELQRDNQRLQAQLERLTRQVEALGLKTGLAPAPGTPSPPPAPGVPDRAPRLGTARFASHATFSLSGRGQSVDHHDEAGESEMRRTSNSCIVENGHQPGAGPGDGPPETTQTIPAPEPPKPRPASLSLRLPHQPVTAVTRVSERFSGETSAAALSPTSAAVLGGLSPSEATTPWTPSPSEKNSSLPRSLSSSGHRAVTASRSNDSPPLVTPPQSLPSPQPPATTQAHRQGEHRRELVRSQTLPRTSGAQARKALFEKWEQDTAGKGKGETRAKLKRSQSFGVASASSIKQILLEWCRNKTLGYQHVDLQNFSSSWSDGMAFCALVHSFFPDAFDYSALSPAQRRQNFQLAFTMAENLANCERLIEVEDMMVMGRKPDPMCVFTYVQSLYNHLRRFE, encoded by the exons ATGGAGCCGGCCCCCGACGCCGAGGAGGCGCGCACGGTGCGCGAGGCGCTGGGCCGCTACGAGGCGGCGCTGGAGGGCGCGGTGCGCGCGCTGCACGAGGACATGCAGGGGCTGCAGCGCGGCGTGGAGCAGCGCGTGGCCGAGGCGCTGCACCTGGCCGGGCCGCTGGCGCGCACGGTGACCGAGCTGCAGCGCGACAACCAGCGGCTGCAGGCGCAGCTCGAGCGCTTGACGCGCCAGGTGGAGGCGCTGGGCTTGAAGACCGGGCTGGCCCCCGCGCCCGGCACGCCCAGCCCTCCGCCCGCGCCTGGCGTCCCGGACCGCGCGCCCCGTCTGGGCACCGCGCGCTTTGCCAGCCACGCCACCTTCTCGCTGTCCGGCCGAGGCCAG AGCGTGGATCACCATGACGAGGCCGGCGAGTCGGAGATGAGAAGGACCTCAAACTCGTGCATCGTCGAGAACGGGCACCAGCCTGGGGCAG GTCCAGGTGATGGACCCCCTGAGACCACCCAAACCATCCCGGCACCAGAGCCCCCCAAGCCTCGCCCTGCGAGCCTCTCCTTGCGGCTGCCTCACCAGCCAGTCACGGCTGTCACGCGAGTCTCCGAGAGGTTCTCTGGGGAGACGTCAGCTGCAGCGCTCTCGCCCACGTCTGCCGCCGTCCTGGGGGGCCTCAGCCCCAGTGAGGCCACCACACCCTGGACTCCCAGTCCCAGTG AGAAGAATTCTTCTCTCCCACGGTCTTTGTCCAGCTCTGGCCACAGGGCAGTGACGGCCAGCAGGAGCAACGACAG CCCACCTCTGGTGACGCCACCCCAGTCTCTCCCATCCCCGCAGCCACCAGCCACGACTCAGGCCCATCGGCAGGGGGAGCATCGCCGGGAGCTGGTGAGGTCGCAGACGCTGCCCCGCACCTCGGGGGCGCAGGCCCGGAAGGCGTTATTTGAGAAATGGGAGCAGGATACAGCTGGCAA GGGGAAGGGCGAGACCCGGGCGAAGCTGAAGCGCTCGCAGAGCTTCGGCGTGGCCAGCGCCAGCAGCATCAAGCAGATTCTGCTCGAGTGGTGCCGCAACAAGACGCTCGGCTACCAG CACGTGGACCTGCAGAACTTCTCCTCCAGCTGGAGTGACGGGATGGCCTTCTGCGCCCTGGTGCACTCCTTCTTCCCCGATGCCTTCGACTATAGCGCCCTGAGCCCCGCGCAGCGGCGGCAGAACTTCCAACTGGCCTTCACCATGGCCGA GAATCTGGCCAACTGTGAGCGCCTCATTGAGGTGGAGGACATGATGGTGATGGGCCGCAAGCCGGACCCCATGTGCGTCTTCACTTACGTCCAGTCTCTGTACAACCACCTGCGTCGCTTTGAGTGA
- the SMTNL2 gene encoding smoothelin-like protein 2 isoform X2, producing the protein MRRTSNSCIVENGHQPGAGPGDGPPETTQTIPAPEPPKPRPASLSLRLPHQPVTAVTRVSERFSGETSAAALSPTSAAVLGGLSPSEATTPWTPSPSEKNSSLPRSLSSSGHRAVTASRSNDSPPLVTPPQSLPSPQPPATTQAHRQGEHRRELVRSQTLPRTSGAQARKALFEKWEQDTAGKGKGETRAKLKRSQSFGVASASSIKQILLEWCRNKTLGYQHVDLQNFSSSWSDGMAFCALVHSFFPDAFDYSALSPAQRRQNFQLAFTMAENLANCERLIEVEDMMVMGRKPDPMCVFTYVQSLYNHLRRFE; encoded by the exons ATGAGAAGGACCTCAAACTCGTGCATCGTCGAGAACGGGCACCAGCCTGGGGCAG GTCCAGGTGATGGACCCCCTGAGACCACCCAAACCATCCCGGCACCAGAGCCCCCCAAGCCTCGCCCTGCGAGCCTCTCCTTGCGGCTGCCTCACCAGCCAGTCACGGCTGTCACGCGAGTCTCCGAGAGGTTCTCTGGGGAGACGTCAGCTGCAGCGCTCTCGCCCACGTCTGCCGCCGTCCTGGGGGGCCTCAGCCCCAGTGAGGCCACCACACCCTGGACTCCCAGTCCCAGTG AGAAGAATTCTTCTCTCCCACGGTCTTTGTCCAGCTCTGGCCACAGGGCAGTGACGGCCAGCAGGAGCAACGACAG CCCACCTCTGGTGACGCCACCCCAGTCTCTCCCATCCCCGCAGCCACCAGCCACGACTCAGGCCCATCGGCAGGGGGAGCATCGCCGGGAGCTGGTGAGGTCGCAGACGCTGCCCCGCACCTCGGGGGCGCAGGCCCGGAAGGCGTTATTTGAGAAATGGGAGCAGGATACAGCTGGCAA GGGGAAGGGCGAGACCCGGGCGAAGCTGAAGCGCTCGCAGAGCTTCGGCGTGGCCAGCGCCAGCAGCATCAAGCAGATTCTGCTCGAGTGGTGCCGCAACAAGACGCTCGGCTACCAG CACGTGGACCTGCAGAACTTCTCCTCCAGCTGGAGTGACGGGATGGCCTTCTGCGCCCTGGTGCACTCCTTCTTCCCCGATGCCTTCGACTATAGCGCCCTGAGCCCCGCGCAGCGGCGGCAGAACTTCCAACTGGCCTTCACCATGGCCGA GAATCTGGCCAACTGTGAGCGCCTCATTGAGGTGGAGGACATGATGGTGATGGGCCGCAAGCCGGACCCCATGTGCGTCTTCACTTACGTCCAGTCTCTGTACAACCACCTGCGTCGCTTTGAGTGA